Part of the bacterium genome is shown below.
GATGAGGCCGAACACATCCTGCGTCTCCGCATCGTTCATCCCCGCCACCGGCTCGTCGAGCAGGAGCAGGCGCGGCTCCGCCGCCAGCGCCCGGGCGATCTCGAGCCGGCGCTGGTGGCCGTAGGGGAGGCTCCCCGCGGCCATTTCCCGGTCGACCCCGGAAAGCCCGACGAGGTCGAGCAGCTCCCGCGTTTTTCCGCGGATCCCCCGTTCCTCCCGCCGCTGCCCCGGGGTGCGCAGAACGCCCCGCCAGACGCCGGCTCCGGTGCGGCAATGTCTCCCCACCATGACATTTTCCTCGAGCGTCATCGTTGAGAAGAGGCGGATGTTCTGGAACGTCCGCGTGATTCCCCGCCTCGTGATCGCGTGCGGGGGGAGCCCGCTGATCCGCTCTCCGTCGAACGCCACCTCGCCCGCGGTCGGCGGGAAAACGGCGGTGACGACGTTGAAGAGCGTCGTCTTCCCGGCGCCGTTGGGGCCGATGACGCCGACGATCTCCCCGGGCCGGACGTCGAAGGTGATGCCGGAGAGGGCGGAAATTCCCCCGAACGACTTCCCGACCTTCCGGAAGGAGAGGAGGCTGCTCACGCCGGCGTCTCCCTGCCGGATCGGCGGAGCCGTCGAAGCAGAGCGGGGTCGATCACCCCCTGCGGGCGATAGATCACCACAAGCACGAGCAGGAGCCCGTAGAGGATGTACCGGTAGTCGCTGATCGAGCGGAGCGCTTCCGGCACGACGGTGAGGAAGGCGGCGCCGAAGACGGGGCCGAAGATGTGCTCGCTCCCGCCGAAGACAGCGAAGACGAGGATTTCCACCGCACGGTGATACGTGAAGTCCCCCGGGCTCACGTACGACGTCGAATGCGCGAACAGCGCACCGGCGAACCCGGAAAGCAACGCTCCCTGGGAGAAGGCCAGCACCTTGTAGTACGTGATGGGGATCCCCGCCGCCGAGGCCGCGCTTTCGTCCAGCCGGATCGCGGCGTATGCGCGGCCGACGCGGGAGCGGGAGAGGCGCAGGAAGAAAACGACCGTCAGGACTGTGCCGAGGAGGAGGACCAGGAACACCGTCAGGCTGATGAACTGGTTGTTCTGCAACCCCAGCGATCGGGGGGAGAACCCCCTGTCGCCCGCCCAGGCGAGGATCACGCGCCCCATCTGCGGGACCGCCGCGACCCCCACCGCGCCGCCGGTCAGCGAGTCCCAGTTGATGAGGACGGCCCGGAGAACCTCGCCGAACCCGAGCGTGGCGATGGCGAGGTAGACGCCGGAAAGCCGCAGGGCCGGGATGCCGACCAGGATCCCCGACACTCCCGCGAGGAGGCTTCCGGCGAGGATCCCCACGGGGATCGGGACATGGTGCTGCGTGGAGAGAAGGGCGGCGGTGTACGCCCCGATGCTCATGAACCCGGCGTTTCCCAGCGAGAGCTGCCCGGTGGAAAGGGTGACGTAGATGCTCACGCCGAGGATGGCGTTGATCAGCATGAACGACGCCACCTGCAGGTGGTACGGGTTCAGCCACTCCATAGCCTATCGCCTTGCTTCGGCGGGCGCCTGCCCGAAGAGCCCCTGCGGTTTGAGGAGGAGGATGACGATGATCAGGACGAAGGCGATCGCGTCCCTGTACCCGGAGGAGCCGTAGGCGACCATGAACGTTTCGGAAAGCCCGAGAATCAACCCCCCGGCCATGGCGCCGTAGACGCTTCCCATCCCGCCGAAGATGATGATCGCCAGACCCTTGAGCCCCATGGAGAGACCCATCTGGTTATTGATGTAGTTGAACGCCATTCCCACCAGCACCCCGGCGACCCCGCCCATCGACGAGGCGATGACGACCGTGGCGGTGATCATCCGGTTCGTGTCCACTCCCAGCAGCCCCGCCGTTTCGAGATTCTCCGCGGTGGCGCGCAGCGCCTTCCCCGAGCGCGAGCGCGCAAGCCAGAGAGCAAGGCCCACCATGAGGAGCAGGGAAATGACCAGGATCACCACCTGGACCAGGTAGATCGTCACCGGGCCGACCTTGTAGCTGATCTCCGCGAACGTGGTCTCGAACAGGTGGTTCCCGGCCCCGAAG
Proteins encoded:
- a CDS encoding ABC transporter ATP-binding protein, which gives rise to MSSLLSFRKVGKSFGGISALSGITFDVRPGEIVGVIGPNGAGKTTLFNVVTAVFPPTAGEVAFDGERISGLPPHAITRRGITRTFQNIRLFSTMTLEENVMVGRHCRTGAGVWRGVLRTPGQRREERGIRGKTRELLDLVGLSGVDREMAAGSLPYGHQRRLEIARALAAEPRLLLLDEPVAGMNDAETQDVFGLIKRVQLLGVTILLIEHDMSLVMKACDRLVVFNFGRKIAEGTPEEIRNDPQVIEAYLGAVEGDADA
- a CDS encoding branched-chain amino acid ABC transporter permease, which produces MEWLNPYHLQVASFMLINAILGVSIYVTLSTGQLSLGNAGFMSIGAYTAALLSTQHHVPIPVGILAGSLLAGVSGILVGIPALRLSGVYLAIATLGFGEVLRAVLINWDSLTGGAVGVAAVPQMGRVILAWAGDRGFSPRSLGLQNNQFISLTVFLVLLLGTVLTVVFFLRLSRSRVGRAYAAIRLDESAASAAGIPITYYKVLAFSQGALLSGFAGALFAHSTSYVSPGDFTYHRAVEILVFAVFGGSEHIFGPVFGAAFLTVVPEALRSISDYRYILYGLLLVLVVIYRPQGVIDPALLRRLRRSGRETPA
- a CDS encoding branched-chain amino acid ABC transporter permease; this translates as MFLDQLINGITQGSIYAIVALGYTLVFGVLDIINMAHGEIFMFGAFVGLLVVTKAGAPLPVAFFAAIVSTAALGLLLERFALRPLRTRRGASHLASMISTIGISILLENLAHKLFGAGNHLFETTFAEISYKVGPVTIYLVQVVILVISLLLMVGLALWLARSRSGKALRATAENLETAGLLGVDTNRMITATVVIASSMGGVAGVLVGMAFNYINNQMGLSMGLKGLAIIIFGGMGSVYGAMAGGLILGLSETFMVAYGSSGYRDAIAFVLIIVILLLKPQGLFGQAPAEARR